A genomic stretch from Tissierellales bacterium includes:
- a CDS encoding tRNA 2-thiocytidine biosynthesis protein TtcA, translating into MSEKTIASNGCPIFVPTSERRPLREIEKSLTKKFRRQLWSKFIKGIKEFNLIEPGDKVAVAISGGKDSLVMGKLFQELVKHKLVDFEIVLLTMDPGYHPDIRELHEENCDILNLHAHIYESKLFNVVGEIAGDMPCYMCARMRRGNLYAKAQELGCNKLALGHHFDDVIETNLLNVLYAGCFKTMMPKIKAQNFENMELIRPMIYIREDDIIKWADYCGITPLNCACMVAAKKISGKRYEVKDLIKKLKEDNPTVEQNIFKSAMNVELGAILGYKKDGKHHSFLENY; encoded by the coding sequence ATGTCAGAGAAGACTATTGCGAGTAATGGATGCCCTATTTTTGTACCAACATCTGAAAGACGTCCACTAAGAGAAATTGAAAAGAGTTTGACAAAAAAATTTAGAAGACAATTATGGTCGAAATTTATAAAGGGGATAAAAGAATTTAATCTAATAGAGCCGGGAGATAAGGTTGCAGTTGCAATTTCAGGTGGTAAAGATAGTTTGGTTATGGGTAAACTATTTCAGGAATTAGTAAAGCATAAGTTAGTTGATTTTGAAATAGTACTTTTGACTATGGATCCGGGGTATCACCCAGATATAAGAGAATTGCATGAGGAGAACTGTGATATTTTAAATCTCCATGCTCATATATACGAGTCTAAATTGTTTAATGTTGTTGGTGAAATTGCAGGAGATATGCCGTGCTATATGTGTGCACGTATGAGAAGAGGTAACCTCTATGCTAAAGCTCAAGAGCTTGGATGTAACAAACTTGCTCTTGGCCACCACTTTGATGACGTAATAGAAACTAATTTATTAAATGTGTTGTATGCAGGTTGTTTTAAAACGATGATGCCGAAGATAAAAGCTCAAAATTTTGAAAATATGGAGCTCATAAGACCCATGATATATATTAGAGAAGATGACATTATAAAGTGGGCAGATTATTGTGGGATAACACCGCTAAATTGTGCTTGTATGGTTGCGGCTAAGAAAATATCTGGTAAGCGATATGAGGTAAAGGATCTGATAAAAAAACTTAAGGAAGATAATCCTACAGTTGAGCAAAATATATTTAAGTCAGCTATGAATGTAGAGCTAGGGGCTATACTAGGATATAAAAAGGATGGGAAACACCATAGTTTTTTAGAAAATTATTAG
- a CDS encoding DUF5684 domain-containing protein, producing MTSNTAELMGGLFASGFFMFFMIVFYVINALTYYKIAEKAGLDNAWIAFIPFLQFIIMFHVIDKSAWWLLIYIVPFVNVIASIIFMYQFMDSFEIPGVIIILSFFVPFLMQGIFLYMAFSGNCAYKRTNRFQVKY from the coding sequence ATGACTTCGAATACAGCAGAATTGATGGGTGGATTATTTGCTTCAGGTTTTTTCATGTTTTTCATGATTGTGTTTTATGTGATCAATGCATTGACGTACTATAAAATTGCTGAAAAAGCTGGGCTTGATAACGCTTGGATTGCATTTATTCCGTTTTTACAATTTATTATTATGTTCCATGTTATAGATAAGAGTGCTTGGTGGTTACTTATATATATAGTACCATTTGTAAATGTTATAGCATCTATTATATTTATGTATCAATTCATGGACAGTTTTGAAATTCCTGGAGTGATAATAATATTGTCATTCTTCGTGCCATTTCTTATGCAAGGTATTTTCTTGTATATGGCATTTTCAGGAAATTGTGCTTACAAGAGAACAAATCGTTTCCAAGTTAAATACTAA